The following proteins are co-located in the Clupea harengus unplaced genomic scaffold, Ch_v2.0.2, whole genome shotgun sequence genome:
- the LOC122130929 gene encoding leucine zipper transcription factor-like protein 1 isoform X1, translating to MAELGFNDHHQNEVINYMRFARSKRVLRLKTIDSCFEDLKESRLVEETFTADEVSDMLEGLQAVVRGEVEMELINTSHTNVLLLRQLFSQAEKYYLKLQTDVSELENRELLEQVAEFEKTEVTTTNKKVNVFPCTVEVTSS from the exons GCGGAGCTTGGGTTCAATGACCATCATCAGAATGAAGTGATCAATTACATGCGTTTTGCAAGGTCCAAGAGGGTTCTGAGGTTGAAGACAATTGATTCCTGCTTCGAAGACCTCAAAGAAAGCAG gCTGGTGGAGGAGACGTTCACTGCGGATGAGGTGTCAGACATGCTGGAGGGCCTGCAGGCGGTGGTGCGtggggaggtggagatggagctCATCAATACATCTCACACCAATGTGCTGCTCCTGAGGCAGTTGTTCTCGCAGGCCGAGAAGTACTACCTGAAGCTGCAGACAGATGTGTCGGAACTGGAGAACAG AGAGCTCTTGGAGCAAGTGGCCGAGTTTGAGAAGACAGAGGTTACAACAACGAACAAGAAGGTGAACGTCTTTCCATGTACAGTAGAAGTAACATCTTCTTAA
- the LOC122130929 gene encoding leucine zipper transcription factor-like protein 1 isoform X2, with protein MRFARSKRVLRLKTIDSCFEDLKESRLVEETFTADEVSDMLEGLQAVVRGEVEMELINTSHTNVLLLRQLFSQAEKYYLKLQTDVSELENRELLEQVAEFEKTEVTTTNKKVNVFPCTVEVTSS; from the exons ATGCGTTTTGCAAGGTCCAAGAGGGTTCTGAGGTTGAAGACAATTGATTCCTGCTTCGAAGACCTCAAAGAAAGCAG gCTGGTGGAGGAGACGTTCACTGCGGATGAGGTGTCAGACATGCTGGAGGGCCTGCAGGCGGTGGTGCGtggggaggtggagatggagctCATCAATACATCTCACACCAATGTGCTGCTCCTGAGGCAGTTGTTCTCGCAGGCCGAGAAGTACTACCTGAAGCTGCAGACAGATGTGTCGGAACTGGAGAACAG AGAGCTCTTGGAGCAAGTGGCCGAGTTTGAGAAGACAGAGGTTACAACAACGAACAAGAAGGTGAACGTCTTTCCATGTACAGTAGAAGTAACATCTTCTTAA